A section of the Halocalculus aciditolerans genome encodes:
- a CDS encoding flippase-like domain-containing protein: MSDSGVEVSVVLPAYNEEATIEKTVQTTLSTLGEFLPSNAFEVIVAEDGCDDRTPEIADELAAADSRVRHFHSDERLGRGGALNAAFEAAHGDVLVYFDTDLATDMRHLEALVESVRSGEWDVATGSRWMSENVADRPAKRGVPSRGFNFLTRTFLGSDLRDHQCGFKAFSKEAFADLRPAVEDEHWFWDTEMLVRAQRRGFRVREFPVEWTPKGDSKVDLVRDVFGMGSQILRCWWEFNVQPHANRRTGAGVGVLLTLVAVALMFVYLDPSTVLSHIENADPALVAAAAAVYAVSWPLRGVRYRDILSELGYREGVGFLTGAIFISQTGNLVFPARAGDAVRAYVVKARRKVPYASGFASLAVERVFDLLTITLLAGSVLVGLAALAPETITQLTGALFGSTGPLSGDQQSSARTAVVVASLVGAAAIAAVVAIVASARTDGNYIRRAVSWTSDDSYVDVVAGVLERFVGDIQTVTSDAGSFVRVGGTSVLIWTVDVVTAVLVFEAFDPAISTASLLAVSFFAVSVGNLAKVLPLSPGGIGLYEGAFTLLVVALTPVPAAAALGVAIVDHAVKNAVTVVGGVASMLSLNVSLTKAVEGSAEAEAEADVEAASD, from the coding sequence ACAACGAGGAGGCGACCATCGAGAAGACGGTGCAGACGACGCTCTCGACGCTCGGCGAGTTCCTCCCTTCGAACGCGTTCGAGGTCATCGTGGCCGAGGACGGCTGCGACGACCGGACGCCCGAGATTGCGGACGAGCTCGCGGCCGCGGATTCGCGCGTGCGGCACTTCCACAGCGACGAGCGCCTCGGCCGCGGCGGCGCGCTGAACGCGGCGTTCGAGGCGGCGCACGGCGACGTGCTCGTCTACTTCGATACGGACCTCGCGACGGATATGCGGCATCTCGAAGCGCTCGTGGAGTCGGTTCGCTCCGGCGAGTGGGACGTGGCGACGGGCTCTCGGTGGATGTCGGAGAACGTCGCGGACCGACCGGCGAAGCGCGGCGTCCCCTCTCGTGGATTCAACTTCCTCACCCGGACGTTCCTCGGCTCCGACCTCCGGGACCACCAGTGCGGCTTCAAGGCCTTCAGTAAGGAGGCGTTCGCGGACCTGCGCCCGGCGGTCGAGGACGAACACTGGTTCTGGGACACGGAGATGCTCGTGCGCGCCCAGCGCCGCGGGTTTCGCGTTCGAGAGTTCCCGGTGGAGTGGACGCCGAAGGGCGACTCGAAGGTCGACCTCGTCCGGGACGTCTTCGGGATGGGGAGTCAGATTCTCCGGTGCTGGTGGGAGTTCAACGTCCAGCCGCACGCGAACCGGCGGACGGGCGCGGGCGTCGGCGTCCTCCTGACGCTCGTCGCCGTCGCGCTGATGTTCGTCTACCTCGACCCCTCCACGGTGCTCTCGCACATCGAGAACGCGGACCCGGCCCTCGTCGCCGCCGCGGCGGCCGTCTACGCGGTGTCGTGGCCGCTCCGCGGTGTTCGCTACCGCGACATCCTCTCCGAGCTCGGCTACCGCGAAGGGGTCGGCTTCCTCACGGGGGCGATATTCATCAGTCAGACCGGGAACCTCGTCTTCCCCGCCCGCGCCGGCGACGCCGTCCGCGCGTACGTCGTGAAAGCCCGGCGGAAAGTCCCGTACGCGTCCGGGTTCGCGTCGCTCGCGGTCGAGCGCGTCTTCGACCTCCTGACCATCACGCTGCTCGCGGGGAGCGTCCTCGTCGGCCTCGCCGCGCTCGCCCCGGAGACGATCACGCAGCTCACGGGCGCGCTCTTCGGGTCCACGGGGCCGCTCTCCGGCGACCAGCAGTCCTCCGCGCGCACCGCTGTCGTCGTCGCGAGCCTCGTCGGCGCGGCCGCCATCGCCGCCGTCGTCGCCATCGTCGCGTCCGCCCGAACGGACGGGAACTACATCCGCCGCGCGGTCTCGTGGACGAGCGACGACTCCTACGTCGACGTCGTCGCCGGCGTCCTCGAACGCTTCGTCGGCGACATCCAGACCGTCACGAGCGACGCCGGGTCGTTCGTGCGCGTCGGCGGCACGAGCGTCCTCATCTGGACGGTCGACGTCGTCACCGCCGTCCTCGTCTTCGAAGCCTTCGACCCGGCCATCTCGACTGCGAGCCTCCTCGCCGTCTCGTTCTTCGCGGTCAGCGTCGGGAACCTCGCGAAAGTCCTCCCCCTCTCTCCGGGCGGCATCGGCCTCTACGAGGGCGCGTTCACGCTGCTCGTCGTCGCGCTCACGCCCGTCCCCGCCGCGGCGGCGCTCGGCGTCGCCATCGTCGACCACGCCGTGAAGAACGCCGTCACCGTCGTCGGCGGCGTCGCCAGCATGCTCTCGCTCAACGTCTCCCTGACCAAGGCCGTCGAAGGGAGCGCGGAGGCGGAGGCGGAAGCGGACGTCGAGGCAGCGAGCGACTGA